A single Pan troglodytes isolate AG18354 chromosome 19, NHGRI_mPanTro3-v2.0_pri, whole genome shotgun sequence DNA region contains:
- the MAPK7 gene encoding mitogen-activated protein kinase 7 isoform X4, with translation MAEPLKEEDGEDGSAEPPGPVKAEPAHTAASVAAKNLALLKARSFDVTFDVGDEYEIIETIGNGAYGVVSSARRRLTGQQVAIKKIPNAFDVVTNAKRTLRELKILKHFKHDNIIAIKDILRPTVPYGEFKSVYVVLDLMESDLHQIIHSSQPLTLEHVRYFLYQLLRGLKYMHSAQVIHRDLKPSNLLVNENCELKIGDFGMARGLCTSPAEHQYFMTEYVATRWYRAPELMLSLHEYTQAIDLWSVGCIFGEMLARRQLFPGKNYVHQLQLIMMVLGTPSPAVIQAVGAERVRAYIQSLPPRQPVPWETVYPGADRQALSLLGRMLRFEPSARISAAAALRHPFLAKYHDPDDEPDCAPPFDFAFDREALTRERIKEAIVAEIEDFHARREGIRQQIRFQPSLQPVASEPGCPDVEMPSPWAPSGDCAMESPPPAPPPCPGPAPDTIDLTLQPPPPVSEPAPPKKEGAISDNTKAALKAALLKSLRSRLRDGPSAPLEAPEPRKPVTAQERQREREEKRRRRQERAKEREKRRQERERKERGAGASGGPSTDPLAGLVLSDNDRSLLERWTRMARPAAPAPTSVPAPAPAPTPTPTPVQPTSPLPGPVAQPTGPQPQPAGSTSGPVPQPACPPLGPAPHPTGPPGPIPVPVPPQIATSTSLLAAQSLVPPPGLPGSSTPGILPYFPPGLPPPDAGGAPQSSMSESPDVNLVTQQLSKSQVEDPLPPVFSGTPKGSGAGYGVGFDLEEFLNQSFDMGVADGPQDGQADSASLSASLLADWLEGHGMNPADIESLQREIQMDSPMLLADLPDLQDP, from the exons ATGGCCGAGCCTCTGAAGGAGGAAGACGGCGAGGACGGCTCTGCGGAGCCCCCCGGGCCCGTGAAGGCCGAACCCGCCCACACCGCTGCCTCTGTAGCGGCCAAGAACCTGGCCCTGCTTAAAGCCCGCTCCTTCGATGTGACCTTTGACGTGGGCGACGAGTACGAGATCATCGAGACCATAGGCAACGGGGCCTATGGAGTGGTGTCCTCCGCCCGCCGCCGCCTCACCG GCCAGCAGGTGGCCATCAAGAAGATCCCTAATGCTTTCGATGTGGTGACCAATGCCAAGCGGACCCTCAGGGAGTTGAAGATCCTCAAGCACTTTAAACACGACAACATCATCGCCATCAAGGACATCCTGAGGCCCACCGTGCCCTATGGCGAATTCAAATCTGT cTACGTGGTCCTGGACCTGATGGAAAGCGACCTGCACCAGATTATCCACTCCTCACAGCCCCTCACACTGGAACACGTGCGCTACTTCCTGTACCAACTGCTGCGGGGCCTGAAGTACATGCACTCGGCTCAGGTCATCCACCGTGACCTCAAGCCCTCCAACCTATTGGTGAATGAGAACTGTGAGCTCAAGATTGGTGACTTTGGTATGGCTCGTGGCCTGTGCACCTCGCCCGCTGAACATCAGTACTTCATGACTGAGTATGTGGCCACGCGCTGGTACCGTGCGCCCGAGCTCATGCTCTCTTTGCATGAGTATACACAGGCTATTGACCTCTGGTCTGTGGGCTGCATCTTTGGTGAGATGCTGGCCCGGCGCCAGCTCTTCCCAGGCAAAAACTATGTACACCAGCTACAGCTCATCATGATGGTGCTGGGTACCCCATCACCAGCCGTGATTCAGGCTGTGGGGGCTGAGAGGGTGCGGGCCTATATCCAGAgcttgccaccacgccagccTGTGCCCTGGGAGACAGTGTACCCAGGTGCCGACCGCCAGGCCCTATCACTGCTGGGTCGCATGCTGCGTTTTGAGCCCAGCGCCCGCATCTCAGCAGCTGCTGCCCTTCGCCACCCTTTCCTGGCCAAGTACCATGATCCTGATGATGAGCCTGACTGTGCCCCGCCCTTTGACTTTGCCTTTGACCGCGAAGCCCTCACTCGGGAGCGCATTAAGGAGGCCATTGTGGCTGAAATTGAGGACTTCCATGCAAGGCGTGAGGGCATCCGCCAACAGATCCGCTTCCAGCCTTCTCTACAGCCTGTGGCTAGTGAGCCTGGCTGTCCAGATGTTGAAATGCCCAGTCCCTGGGCTCCCAGTGGGGACTGTGCCATGGAGTCTCCACCACCAGCCCCGCCACCGTGCCCCGGCCCTGCACCTGACACCATTGATCTGACCCTGCAGCCACCTCCACCAGTCAGTGAGCCTGCCCCACCAAAGAAAGAGGGTGCCATCTCAGACAATACTAAGGCTGCCCTTAAAGCTGCCCTGCTCAAGTCTTTGAGGAGCCGGCTCAGAG ATGGCCCCAGTGCACCCCTGGAGGCTCCTGAGCCTCGGAAGCCGGTGACAGCCCAGGAGCGCCAGCGGGAGCGGGAGGAGAAGCGGCGGAGGCGGCAAGAACGAGCCAAGGAGCGGGAGAAACGGCGGCAGGAGCGGGAGCGAAAGGAACGGGGGGCTGGGGCCTCTGGGGGCCCCTCCACTGACCCCTTGGCTGGACTAGTGCTCAGTGACAATGACAGAAGCCTGTTGGAACGCTGGACTCGAATGGCCCGGCCCgcagccccagcccccacctctgTGCCGGCCCCTGCCCCAGCGCCAACGCCAACCCCAACCCCAGTCCAACCTACCAGTCCTCTTCCTGGCCCTGTAGCCCAGCCCACTGGCCCGCAACCACAACCTGCGGGCTCTACCTCTGGCCCTGTACCCCAGCCTGCCTGCCCACCCCTTGgccctgcaccccaccccactGGCCCTCCTGGGCCCATCCCTGTCCCCGTGCCACCCCAGATTGCCACCTCCACCAGCCTCCTGGCTGCCCAGTCACTTGTGCCACCCCCTGGGCTGCCTGGCTCCAGCACCCCAGGGATTTTGCCTTACTTCCCACCTGGCCTGCCACCCCCAGACGCCGGGGGAGCCCCTCAGTCTTCCATGTCAGAGTCACCTGATGTCAACCTTGTGACCCAACAGCTATCTAAGTCACAG GTGGAGGACCCCCTGCCCCCTGTGTTCTCAGGCACACCAAAGGGCAGTGGGGCTGGCTACGGTGTTGGCTTTGACCTGGAGGAATTCTTAAACCAGTCTTTCGACATGGGCGTGGCTGATGGGCCACAGGATGG CCAGGCAGATTCAgcctctctctcagcctccctgcTTGCTGACTGGCTCGAAGGCCATGGCATGAACCCTGCCGATATTGAGTCCCTGCAGCGTGAGATCCAGATGGACTCCCCAATGCTGCTGGCTGACCTGCCTGACCTCCAGGACCCCTGA
- the MAPK7 gene encoding mitogen-activated protein kinase 7 isoform X6 — MESDLHQIIHSSQPLTLEHVRYFLYQLLRGLKYMHSAQVIHRDLKPSNLLVNENCELKIGDFGMARGLCTSPAEHQYFMTEYVATRWYRAPELMLSLHEYTQAIDLWSVGCIFGEMLARRQLFPGKNYVHQLQLIMMVLGTPSPAVIQAVGAERVRAYIQSLPPRQPVPWETVYPGADRQALSLLGRMLRFEPSARISAAAALRHPFLAKYHDPDDEPDCAPPFDFAFDREALTRERIKEAIVAEIEDFHARREGIRQQIRFQPSLQPVASEPGCPDVEMPSPWAPSGDCAMESPPPAPPPCPGPAPDTIDLTLQPPPPVSEPAPPKKEGAISDNTKAALKAALLKSLRSRLRDGPSAPLEAPEPRKPVTAQERQREREEKRRRRQERAKEREKRRQERERKERGAGASGGPSTDPLAGLVLSDNDRSLLERWTRMARPAAPAPTSVPAPAPAPTPTPTPVQPTSPLPGPVAQPTGPQPQPAGSTSGPVPQPACPPLGPAPHPTGPPGPIPVPVPPQIATSTSLLAAQSLVPPPGLPGSSTPGILPYFPPGLPPPDAGGAPQSSMSESPDVNLVTQQLSKSQVEDPLPPVFSGTPKGSGAGYGVGFDLEEFLNQSFDMGVADGPQDGQADSASLSASLLADWLEGHGMNPADIESLQREIQMDSPMLLADLPDLQDP; from the exons ATGGAAAGCGACCTGCACCAGATTATCCACTCCTCACAGCCCCTCACACTGGAACACGTGCGCTACTTCCTGTACCAACTGCTGCGGGGCCTGAAGTACATGCACTCGGCTCAGGTCATCCACCGTGACCTCAAGCCCTCCAACCTATTGGTGAATGAGAACTGTGAGCTCAAGATTGGTGACTTTGGTATGGCTCGTGGCCTGTGCACCTCGCCCGCTGAACATCAGTACTTCATGACTGAGTATGTGGCCACGCGCTGGTACCGTGCGCCCGAGCTCATGCTCTCTTTGCATGAGTATACACAGGCTATTGACCTCTGGTCTGTGGGCTGCATCTTTGGTGAGATGCTGGCCCGGCGCCAGCTCTTCCCAGGCAAAAACTATGTACACCAGCTACAGCTCATCATGATGGTGCTGGGTACCCCATCACCAGCCGTGATTCAGGCTGTGGGGGCTGAGAGGGTGCGGGCCTATATCCAGAgcttgccaccacgccagccTGTGCCCTGGGAGACAGTGTACCCAGGTGCCGACCGCCAGGCCCTATCACTGCTGGGTCGCATGCTGCGTTTTGAGCCCAGCGCCCGCATCTCAGCAGCTGCTGCCCTTCGCCACCCTTTCCTGGCCAAGTACCATGATCCTGATGATGAGCCTGACTGTGCCCCGCCCTTTGACTTTGCCTTTGACCGCGAAGCCCTCACTCGGGAGCGCATTAAGGAGGCCATTGTGGCTGAAATTGAGGACTTCCATGCAAGGCGTGAGGGCATCCGCCAACAGATCCGCTTCCAGCCTTCTCTACAGCCTGTGGCTAGTGAGCCTGGCTGTCCAGATGTTGAAATGCCCAGTCCCTGGGCTCCCAGTGGGGACTGTGCCATGGAGTCTCCACCACCAGCCCCGCCACCGTGCCCCGGCCCTGCACCTGACACCATTGATCTGACCCTGCAGCCACCTCCACCAGTCAGTGAGCCTGCCCCACCAAAGAAAGAGGGTGCCATCTCAGACAATACTAAGGCTGCCCTTAAAGCTGCCCTGCTCAAGTCTTTGAGGAGCCGGCTCAGAG ATGGCCCCAGTGCACCCCTGGAGGCTCCTGAGCCTCGGAAGCCGGTGACAGCCCAGGAGCGCCAGCGGGAGCGGGAGGAGAAGCGGCGGAGGCGGCAAGAACGAGCCAAGGAGCGGGAGAAACGGCGGCAGGAGCGGGAGCGAAAGGAACGGGGGGCTGGGGCCTCTGGGGGCCCCTCCACTGACCCCTTGGCTGGACTAGTGCTCAGTGACAATGACAGAAGCCTGTTGGAACGCTGGACTCGAATGGCCCGGCCCgcagccccagcccccacctctgTGCCGGCCCCTGCCCCAGCGCCAACGCCAACCCCAACCCCAGTCCAACCTACCAGTCCTCTTCCTGGCCCTGTAGCCCAGCCCACTGGCCCGCAACCACAACCTGCGGGCTCTACCTCTGGCCCTGTACCCCAGCCTGCCTGCCCACCCCTTGgccctgcaccccaccccactGGCCCTCCTGGGCCCATCCCTGTCCCCGTGCCACCCCAGATTGCCACCTCCACCAGCCTCCTGGCTGCCCAGTCACTTGTGCCACCCCCTGGGCTGCCTGGCTCCAGCACCCCAGGGATTTTGCCTTACTTCCCACCTGGCCTGCCACCCCCAGACGCCGGGGGAGCCCCTCAGTCTTCCATGTCAGAGTCACCTGATGTCAACCTTGTGACCCAACAGCTATCTAAGTCACAG GTGGAGGACCCCCTGCCCCCTGTGTTCTCAGGCACACCAAAGGGCAGTGGGGCTGGCTACGGTGTTGGCTTTGACCTGGAGGAATTCTTAAACCAGTCTTTCGACATGGGCGTGGCTGATGGGCCACAGGATGG CCAGGCAGATTCAgcctctctctcagcctccctgcTTGCTGACTGGCTCGAAGGCCATGGCATGAACCCTGCCGATATTGAGTCCCTGCAGCGTGAGATCCAGATGGACTCCCCAATGCTGCTGGCTGACCTGCCTGACCTCCAGGACCCCTGA